AAATAAAACGTATATTTGTCTTTTAAAATACTCATTTGAGTGTTTAAAATTTCTAAGAAAAAGGAGCCCTCAAAAGCTCCTTTTTTGATTGGTTAATTTTTATTTAACCAAACATTAATTATTCTTTAGCAAATTTAACTAATTTGCAATAACCAAATATTTTTCGTATCTTTAAGATAATACCTTCCCAAAATACTTTCTTATTTAAGCTGAAGTGCTGCGCCAGCACTATTTATTTTTAACCGCTATTTATATTCTTTTTAGCGGCTTTTTCATGTCACAACTTTAATTCATTTATCGAAATACCTTTGTTTTCAAGGGTTTTAAAAAGGCTCAATTCGATGTCCTTTTTTTTTATTTGCCAGTTTTATTGCTTTGAACAAACTTAAAGAACAAGACAATATGAGGTAAAATTATCTTTATAAAGGGAGGGCGATATTTTTTTATATATACAATATAAAATAATTAGTCTTTTCGATTAAGTGAAACTATTTATAATTATAACGCATAATTCAAAATGATACAAGCACGTTCACCACCAATTTTATACATACATAAAAAGAGGTTAAGCCCTGAGAAACTTAACCTCTAAACTAAAATAATTTTAAAAAAATAAAACAAATGGACACATTTATCACGATTCTTAAGGTAGCTTATTACACCGTTCCAACAGTATATACATTATACAAGTTTTGGAAATTGGTAAGAGCGTCAAAAACAAAATAAATAATTTTGTTTAAAGAACATTTGTTCGCTGCAACGAACGATGTCCTGAGTAAGGGCGGTACAAGGTACCGCCGACTTATTCGGTTTTATATTACAAATTTACGACAAAATTAATAAATGGAATCCAGAAGGCGCTCGCCGCTGTTTTGTAACCTTCTCTCTTCTTGAAGAGTAGCTGTATAAATTTGGGTTGTATTGCTATTTGAGTGTCTTAGCGCAAATTGCGCCATTTCTGGCGTACCTCCAGCTCTTAATATACTTACTGCAACGGTATGTCTTAAACTATGGGCCGTATAATTTTTATCATCAATACCCATTGCTTTTAAATTGGTTTTGACAATTTCTCTAATTGTTCGCGTACTCAATCTTTTGTACATGCTGTTTTTACTTTCTGAAACAAATAAAGGATCACTAGGGGAATATTTACCACGTGTTTTTAAATATGCTTGAATTGGTTCATAAGCTTTTTCTGTAAGCTCAACAAAGTTATCCTTATCATCCCGGCCTTTACCTTGAATTAAAGCAATCCTTTTACCAGACTTAAATGTAATATCTTTGATATCCAATCTAACTAATTCAATAGTTCTTAGTCCAGTTCTAACCAACAAATTTATAATAGCAAAATCCCTTGAGTTTATACTGCATGTTTCCAAGAGTGTTTTTACTTGATCTGAAGTAAGAGGTTGTTTTCTTATTTGCTGCTTTCTGCGCGGTAATTTTATACCTTTAGCAATGTTCGGGTACAACTTGTGAGATTCTGCCCATTCAAAAAATTTACGAACGATGGTTATATAACCGGCAACGGTTAAAGAACTCATTTTTTTATTAAGCAAATGTTCTTTGTATAAAATAATATCTTTTCTTTCAATTTTATCCAAAGTATAATTTAACTCTTGGATCCAGATGAAGAACTGTTTTATATGCCCTCGGTAACATGTTTTAGATGTTTCTTTTACATCTTGATCATTTATAAAAGCATCAATTAAATGTTGGAAATTTAATTGCTTAGTTAATGCCGGAACGGTTGATTCCGTTGGTAGGATGGTTGTATTCATGGTTAAGCTTTTTATATATTAAATTATGTAAACATTGTTTACTATAATACAAATGTAAACATTGTTTACTAACTTCCACAAATATTACATAGCGGAAGTAATAAATTTTACATAAAAATAAAAATTAAGTCTAATAGCGCAATATTATTTCAAGTAAAATAGCCTTAACGCATTGATGTTCTTTCTGTTAAAATAAAAATAGTATTTTTTAAGTCTGATAGCACAATTTTTTTTCTTTTTTTAAGTCTGATAGCTAAACTTTTAAGTCTGATAGCTAAACTTTTAAGTCTGATAGCACAATTACATTTTTGAAAAACCCAATAAAATCAAGGCTTTAAAAGGTGTTTTTAAATGTGTATATATTATTATATGTTTTTATAGTCTATATTCTATAAAAGAATATAGACCTAAATAAAAATAAATAAAAAAATTTGCCTAAGGGCATTTTTTTATTTTTAATAATGTAAGCTATAAAGAGGGGGTGATTCCTGCCTTTTTAGTGTTTAATATTTTTTATTTGAACTTATGATAATATTGCATAAATATTTTACCAAGTATTACAATTTTATTATATTATTACTATGCTATACTTAAATTTAAGTATATTTGGTAACTAAATACGTAAAGTAATCACATAAATTTAATGACACCAGAAGAACAGTTAAGAAGTGAATCCTGGAATAATTCTATTCAATGCTTTGGTAAAAGTTATATTTTTAACAAAAGAGCACAGTTTTACAGTAAATGGAATAGATTTTTAGCAATATTAGGAATTGTAGTACCTTTAACTGTTGGTGCCACAGCATCAGGATTCGGATTTGAATCAGAAATATTAAAAAATACAATAGCTATATCTATTCCATTATCTATTATACAATTAGTAATATCAGCATTTGCTCTTGTCAACAATTGGAATGATTACCTATCATATTCACTAGAGGCTGTAAACGACTATAATTCGTTATCCGATGACTTTAAAAAACTAGGTAAAAATTCACCTAGTAATTTTGGAGATTTTTCAAAGTCTTTTGAAATATT
The genomic region above belongs to Flavobacterium sp. CBA20B-1 and contains:
- a CDS encoding tyrosine-type recombinase/integrase; this translates as MNTTILPTESTVPALTKQLNFQHLIDAFINDQDVKETSKTCYRGHIKQFFIWIQELNYTLDKIERKDIILYKEHLLNKKMSSLTVAGYITIVRKFFEWAESHKLYPNIAKGIKLPRRKQQIRKQPLTSDQVKTLLETCSINSRDFAIINLLVRTGLRTIELVRLDIKDITFKSGKRIALIQGKGRDDKDNFVELTEKAYEPIQAYLKTRGKYSPSDPLFVSESKNSMYKRLSTRTIREIVKTNLKAMGIDDKNYTAHSLRHTVAVSILRAGGTPEMAQFALRHSNSNTTQIYTATLQEERRLQNSGERLLDSIY
- a CDS encoding mobilome CxxCx(11)CxxC protein, with protein sequence MTPEEQLRSESWNNSIQCFGKSYIFNKRAQFYSKWNRFLAILGIVVPLTVGATASGFGFESEILKNTIAISIPLSIIQLVISAFALVNNWNDYLSYSLEAVNDYNSLSDDFKKLGKNSPSNFGDFSKSFEILETRLKYRNESDSKYSFSERELRKGMRYALREFQRKCVGCQEVPLSMLSTPCEICGKFERSLIHKILFHG